Within the Methanobacterium sp. genome, the region CCCAGTGGACCATTCCTTACCAGGAGCATCTGCGTTTATCTGCGAAAATGAAGATGAAACCATTGTATACACCGGTGATCTTCGTTTCCATGGGAGACATCCAGAACTCACCCGTAAATTCATTAAAGAAGCCAGTAAATCCAAGCCCACCATTATGATCAGTGAAGGTACACGTATTGATAGTGAACAAAATATCAGTGAGGCAGACATTGAGGAACGTGCAGTTCGTGCTGTAGATAGATGTAAAGGTCTGGTGGTGGTTAACTACCCTGTACGGGATCTGGACCGACTTTTAACCTTTTATAAAGTTGCCGAGGATACTGAACGCGAACTAGTGGTGAGCCTTAAACAGGCCTATATTTTGAACTTATTCAATGAAACCAGCAATGAGTATCCTGATTTATCAGATGTGATAATTTACAAGCCCCGCAAGGGTTGGGGTCTTCTGGGAGAGGATAGTTTTGCCTGTGTGGATGATGAATGGTTATGTGCCAGTGACATTGATTCCTCACAGTGCCTCAGGGATTACAAAAAGTGGGAAAGAGAATTACTGGAAAATGATAATGTCCTGACCTATCATGACCTCCGGGAAGATCCTGGTGATTACATATTCCGCTGTGACTTTTTCGAGTTAAAAGAACTTATTGATATAAAACCAGAGAATGGTGTATATATTAAGTCCAGCACCGAACCCTTTGATGAACAGATGGAAATAAATGAAAGGAAGGTACGAAAATGGCTGAAGTTATTCAATTTACCCCTTTTAAATAAATGCTTCCATGCATCTGGGCACGCCAATGGGAAAGAGATTTTGAACATGATACGTGAGGTGAATCCCGATAAGTTATATCCAGTTCACACTACCCACAAAAACAAATTCCTAAAACTCCAGGATGATGGTATTGAAGTTATTAATCCCACCCTTAGTAAATAAATCTCCCATAATCATTATTAATTCACCATTCAGCGACCACCCTACTTGTAACCCATGGTAAGAAGCACTCCGATTCCTAGAGATACTGTAAAAAAGAAAATAAATCCTATTAATGGTTTATCTGTTTTTTTAATACCTAGAAACTGTATGAAATAGATACCATCATCCGATGTGCCTTCAGTTTCAGTGATTCTCTTAGTTTCATCATTTTTTGGAGTGGTTTTTTTAGATATGTTTGTTTTAACAATTTCAGAGGGCACAACCAATTTAGGAACTTCTTTACTGTTAACTTCTTTACCATCAGTTTTTCCAGGGAGCTTTGCAGTTTTTTGAGTACTTCTAGTTTTAGTATCCAGAATATTTTGAACCCCTGAAACACTATTCTTAGGAATTTCGGATGTTTTATCTGGTACTTTTTCTTTAATTGTGGTTACAGTTTGATCAATGGGTTTTTTAGTTTGATCAATCAGTTTTTTTTCATCAGATGTTATTGTAATTCCTTTATAGTACTCTTCCCGGTAATATGCACGGTTTTGGGATTTGAGTCCTTTATTTTTGGATTCTATGTGAAAAATTGCATTTTCAGCATAAGTTTTCAGGACACCAGTTTCTTCAGTTCTTAGTTTATCCAAATATTTCAAAGCCCTCTCATCACCCATAGCTCCCAGTGCCTGGACTGCTTCCAGTTTAACCTCCAGATCATCGTAACTGAGGGCTTCAATAACACCATTAACATCTTTAATGAGCTTTAATCTTTTGATATCAGGTTTTATATCCTTGGAACTGATTTTCCGATAATAATTTCTATTTTTTACAGAGGGAATATCTTCAGATTCCCTGAAAGATGGAAAACTGAGAGATTCGGATATTTCTTTTTTTGGGGTAAGTTCACCTTCAAAACCAGTCCTTGAAGGAGAATCAGAATCCTGCACTAAATTATCAGATTTAACATCAACGGCATACTTAACATCACTGGACTCATTCCCTGTATCTCCAGATAAATCTTTGTTAAACTTATTATTCTCATTTAAATAATCATCAATAGCATCAATGTATGTTAAAGAGCCATAACATTCACAGGAGACGAAATCTTCTTTTGATTCGCCTTTTTCAAGTTTATAATAACCGCCACATTCTTGACATATCAAATATCCCATATTTTTACACCTTATGAAGTAAACTTATTTTTGTAGAAGACTTTTTTTAAATCATGTTTTCAATCTAAATAACTGTTTTCCAAAGACACATTTTTGTACTAATTATTATGACTTTTGTAACTTGTCAGATGATGTATTACTAAAAAACATCCCATTAATCTTTAAAACACACAATTAACTTTAAAAGAAGAATTAAAATTAATGAATTCACTCCAAAAAATTTTAAAACTTTTTTTAAGCAGAATGAACAATAATAGCTAAATTTTATTCCATTAAAATAGAAATCGTGAAGAAATTCCCTTTTTTAAGAATATTTTTTGCATCCTTCTTTTATTCCCCTCATCATTTTGGATTTTAAATCTTCATAATTGGTTATAGCCCCAGGACCGATATGTAAAATGATATCTCCAGGTTTAGAATGTTTAATAGAGTACTCACCAGCAGTAACCATGTCTTCTGTAGCTATTTTAAGAGCATCGGAATCTCCTGCTCCTTCCAGCACTTCTTGTGCTGATTTCATGTCCAGGATACCGGTTGTTTCATTATATCCACTGGCAATGATCACCTGAGCATACTCTCCCAGTACTTTCCCGATTTCTAACTTATCCCTGGGGTTGGTGCTGTCGGGATTGTCAATTAATATTATCAAATCAGATTTCTCATCCTGTGAAAACTGTTTTAAAGTGGAAATAATTCCTTCCGGGACAAAAGCAGCATCAAAATGAACTTCACGACCATGATAATCACCAATGTATTCTAAATGTCCGGGAATTCCTTTAAAATTCATTAAACCCTTTTTTATGGATTCTTCTTTCAGACCATAAGCTAAAGCAACAGTCGCTGCTGCAACAGAGTTTTCAAAGTAATATCCCCTGAGGTTGAATTTTGTTTCAAATTCTCCTTCACGTCCCTTTAATTTATATTTTATCCCAATATTCCCATCCTCAAGATAACCGGAAACATCACAGCCACTGTTCCGTGAGCAGTAATATAATACATTGAGTTCATTGAGATGGTTCCTGCACTGTGAGCTGGCTATTAGCATTTCACTGGAATGAATGATCATGAGCTTTCTTTTGATATATTTTTCCAGGGAACCCTCAAATTCAGATAAATGGTCAGAATAGATATTGGTTATTAACCCCACTTTCAGTTTTAACTCGGAAAGAAGTCGGATTGTTCCATGGGGCAATTCCAAAACAGCAATATCACTTTTAAGGTGATCACCATTAATGATTCCGTCTACAATCACTTCACTGAGCAGATTCCCTGAAAGGGATGAGCAGGTCCAAACATTGTATCCGGCATTTTCAAAGATTTCAGATATGATATGGGTGGTGCTGGTCTTTCCCAGGGTCCCGGTTACGCCGATTACATCAATATTTATGGCATTGTCCATAATTTTAGAGATATCCTGATTTATAATTAATTTTAATTCATTATCAACTAAGTAATGTCTGATTGGAGAATCTTTAGGTATGTTGGGAGAAATGTACACTGCATCCACATCTTCAATATTGGTGGGGTCATCCAGTCCCAGGTGAAGATCCACGCCTTCTTCCTCCATTTTGTGGAGAGTTTTTTGGACGCTCTCTGGGAATTCCTCCATTAACTTTTCATCAGTTATTTGAACCTGGTGACCAGCATAATTTAAAATCCTGGCTGCCGGTCGCCCAGCATTACCTGCACCTATTACAACACACTTCATGTTAAATTCTCCACAATTAAATTGCTCTTCCCGATAAATATACTTTGAGTTATAAGTAAAATTTGATTCAAATTTAGTTCTCAAAAGGGAGTACTCCTCCATATTCTCATATTAATAATCAAATCAATATAGTCCAGGGAATACTGTTAAGATTCTCTTTCTGATATTTTCAATTATTAACTTTATTGTCCATTAAATATATCCTAACTCCAGTATATCTAGTTTTTATTAATATCACATATAAGCAAGTTGATTCTCCTTGGATAATCCTTTCTACGTATTGTTTTTAATGAAATTGAGAATAATATGTTGAATTGATTAAATTCGATGAAAAAGGAAATATGTCTCCTTCATAATATGATAACCTTTATTCACCTTAATAAATCCTTTAGGTCTAAATATTCATGGGGGAAGATATTGAAAAAAGGATAAATAGAGGCAGTTCAATAAGATAATGATGAAGTATATTTAGACTAATGATTGAAAACCGATTTACTTTTCTCAATAATTAAGATGCTAAATTGATGATAAAAAAAAACCTATTTATAAAAACAGCAGGAGCGTTTGTATATGGCAGTTAAAATCAATGAAAACTATCTGTTAATTAAAAGCAACTATATTTTTTCTGAAATTAACCAAAGGGTTGAAAAATACCAGAATGATAATCCCGATGCCAATATAATACGGATGGGTATTGGGGATGTAACCCGACCTTTACCTAAGGCTGTTGTCGGAAAATTCACCGAAGCAGTGAATGAAATGGGTGATGCTGAATCATTCAGGGGTTATGGTCCAGAACAGGGTTATGATTTTTTGATTGAGGAAATTATAAAAAATGATTACACCCCACGCGGAATCAATCTATCTACTAATGAAATTTTCGTCAGTGACGGTGCTAAATGCGATACTGGTAACATTCAAGAAATATTCGATCTTCTTAACACAGTTGCAGTTACTGATCCAGTTTATCCTGTTTATGTGGAGAGTAATGTTATGGCCGGGAGAACCGGGCCCATGGAAGATGATGGTCGTTACCAGAAACTAGTATACATACCCTGCACTGAAGAGAATGGATTTATCCCTGAACTTCCCAAAACACCAGTGGACCTAATTTATTTATGTTTCCCCAACAATCCTACCGGCACTGCACTAACCACAGAACAACTGGCACAGTGGGTTGATTATGCTCGTGAAAATAATTCAATTATTCTCTTTGATGGTGCTTATGAAGCTTACATTCAGGAAGACAACATACCTCACAGTATTTATGAAATTGAAGGTGCCCGTGAGGTGGCAATTGAGTTCAGGAGCTTTTCTAAAAATGCTGGTTTCACCGGTACCCGTTGTGCTTACACTGTAGTTCCTAAAGAAGTTATGGGCTTTGACAGTGAAGGTAACCCCCATTCAGTTAACAGTTTATGGAACCGGCGCCAGACCACCAAATTCAACGGTGTTTCCTATCCCATACAAGTGGCTGCCTGTGCAGTTTATTCACCAGAAGGACAAAAAGAGATCAAAGAATCCATTGACTACTATATGCAAAATGCTTCCATAATCAGGAACAGCTTAAAAGATCTTGGTTTAAGGGTTTACGGTGGAGTTAATTCACCCTACATCTGGGTTAAAACCCCGGGTGATATGGATTCCTGGCAATTCTTCGATCTTCTACTGGATGAGGCCCATATAGTTGGAACCCCTGGTGTAGGTTTCGGTCCCAGTGGTGAGGGTTATCTCAGGTTAACTGCCTTCAACACCCTGGAAAATACAGAAAAGGCCATGGAAAGAATATCCAGGTTATCCATCTGAGATATTCTAAATTATCCATGAAGAACATTCCAATTTATTCATGGAATGAATATTCCAATTTATTCATGAAAAGATGTTCTAATTATCCATGTGAATTATGGAATAACCTTTTTTACAAATCTACATTTTTTTTTATTTTTATTTGTTTTTAGAGATTTCTCAATATTAGCCTGAATTAAAAATAGAATAGGTTTGAAAATAATATTTGGGGTTTGAAAATAGAATATTGGGGATTTTTGAAAATAAAGATAATTTACGGATAAAAATAAATGGGGAAAAAATTTAAATGATGTTTTTAATGATTATGAATGTTTTTAATGATTATAACCATCATAAATGTTATAACATATCCATATATTCCTTTAGAGCCTCTTTATAACTCCGGATCTGGGGGAATCCTTCCATCTTCCAGTTGTAATTTTCAAGAACAGAATACAGGGGTCGTGGGGCTGGGCTGCCGAATTCTTCCGTGGTCACTGGTTTTAAATCAATTTCTATCCCTGCGTATTCAAATATGGACTGTGCATATTCATACCAGGAACAATGGTCACTGTTGGTAACATGATAAATACCGTAAGCTGGTTTGGTTATGAGCTGGTTTATGGCTTTGGCCAGGTCCACCGTGTAAGTGGGGGATCCTATCTGGTCGCTGACCACTGATATGCTATCATGGTTTCCTGCAAGTTTTAGCATGGTGGTAACGAAGTTTGGCCCGTGATATCCGTATAACCACGCTGTTCTAACAATGTAGAATTTATCCAGAATATCACGGATGTATACTTCACCCTGGTGTTTGGTTTGACCGTAAACACTCATTGGGTTGGTTTGATCGTATTCACGGTAGGGTGCGCCTTTGGTTCCGTCAAAAACATAATCAGTGCATATGTAAACCAGGGCACTGTCTGCTTCCAAGCAGGCAACTGCCACATTCCGTGTTCCCAGTGAATTTACCTGGTAAGCCAGGTCAGCCCTGGTTTCACTTCCATCAACATCGGTGAAAGCCGCAGCATGAACCACCACATCGGGATTGATGTTTTTTACAGTATCAATTGTCTTATCAATGTCAGTTATGTCCAGGGTGTGGATGGTGGTTGTGCTTACATCGTGTTCAGCAGATAAAATATCTTCCAGATCATGCCCTAACATTCCTTCTGCGCCTATAATCATTACTTTCATTTTTTCAACCCTTTAAAACTGTTAATCTATTGTATTGTACTATTTAGGATATGGTTACTTTTAGGATATGAACTATTAGGATATGGTTACGATTAGGATATAGGTTATCATTTATAGACATCATAAACGATTTCATAGACTCATAGAAGTTTATTAAAAAAATTAAACATCAAATATTTCTATAAAATCAATATTCTCTTTAAAAGAATGCCATGGGTATCAGGTGGAGTATTCAGAATTGATGCGTACGTAGTCGTAGCTAAGATCACATCCATAGGCAGTTGCTTTAAAATCTCCAATGGCCAGATCAACGGTTATTTTAATTTCTTCCCGTTCCATTATACTTTCTGCAAGTTCCAGCTCTTCTGTTCCATCAAATGCCATTATCTCCCCATTATTAACAACATCCACAAATCTTTCCCCTTCTTCTAAACGAACACTGATGGTATCTTCGTTCATATTGGCTCCAGAATATCCCACTGCTGCCACTATACGACCCCAATTAGGATCAGCACCAAAAAGGGCAGTTTTTACCAGGGGTGATTTCACTACGGACCTGGCTGCGATTCTGGCATCATTTAAGGTCATGGCCCCTTTAACTTCCACTTCCATGTACTTGGTGGCACCCTCGCCATCATGGGCCATCATCCTGGCCAGTTCACTGCACAGATAATCCAGTGCTTCCTGGAATTTTTCATCAATGTTTCCCTGTCCGGGTCTGGATAACAGTATGACTATGTCATTGGTACTTTCATCACCATCCACAACCACCATGTTGAATGTTTTTTCCACAGATTTCTGTAATGCTTCTTCAAGTTCGTTGGGTGTGGCTTCAATGTCAGTGGTTATGAATGAAAGCATGGTCCCCATGTTAGGGGCTATCATTCCTGAACCTTTGGTAATACCACCGATACGAATAGTTTTTCCATTATTCAGGGTTGTTTCAACTGCAAATTCCTTGGGATAATTGTCAGTTGTCATTATGGCTTCTGCAGCATTTCGTGATGCTTCAGGTGATTTTTCCAGTCTTCGCAGTGCATCGGTGATGAGATTGCTGATGATGGGTAATGGTAGCTGGCGACCGATAATTCCGGTGGATGCAACTGCAACATCCTCCTGGGGGATGTCCAGACCTTCAGCCACTTGAAAGGTCATGAGTTTAGCATGTTCAATACCTTCTTGTCCGGTGAAGCAGTTGGCATTTCCACTGTTGGCAACAATTGCTGATAGTCTCCCATCTTTAACTGATTCACGGGTGATGATGATTGGGGCAGCTTGAACTTTATTCCGGGTAAACACTGCTGCAGCACTGCTCTCCGGGTACTGAATAATCGCCACTCCATAATTATCTTCACAGGCCCCAGCTGCCTTTACACCTTCCACTGCACATATTCCACCTTCAATTTTTTTCATACACTCATCCCACCCATCTGGTTTATCTTACCTACTAATCATCATTGTAGTAATTTAATGATTTGAAAATCATATTCATGAATCAAATAAATTATGAATAGAATTATTTAAATATTAATCTCCATTCACACCTATATCAACAATTATTCTGCTATTAACCATCATGATATCCTTAAATTTAGGGTATGTCTTATCCTAAATGAATAAATGAATTTAATAAACCCATGATAGTTTTAATAGTAAGATCCCATCAAATTCACAGGATAGATTGTAAATAATATGTTTACAATCTAATTTGACCTAATATCATCTTAGCCTATATTAAGCAGGGTTAAGGTCAAGTTGTCGTGTTATAACTGGTGGTCTGGTTGGTGGGTGTTTGAGTATTTGTGGGATTTGTATTCGGTTCCTCGTAAACATCTTCAGAACTGGATGATGGTGTTTGTACTGTGGATTGTGTGTTGGTGGTTGTATTAGGGGTAGTTGTGTTTTTGACGTTGTAAACAACAGGTAATTCGCTGGGTGTGCTGATGTTTAAACCAGTATTTTGGGTGTCATTAAAGCTAAAGCCAGTGAACATACTGGCCCCGGTTCCGCATCCAAATGCGATTAATGATATTACCAGGGCAACTGCTGCCTTTCCCTTTAATTCTTCTTTCATATAATCAAGCCTTCAATTCTCAAGTAAATTATTTAGTAAAGTGAGGGTTTCCCATAAGAATAGTTAAACCCGTATTAAAATTGATTATAAACTAAATTGGTTTATATAAACTAAATTTGAATGGACATAAATCTAAATTGGATCTAGTCATGCAGTTAGGGCGTAGATTAAAGCCAGTACAATGGCGACCAGTCCAAACTCCCAGTAACCTATATTCCATCCAATAAGTGTGACCAGGAATACGAAGATGAATATCAAAATTACCCGGCCAGTTTTCTCCTGCATAAATTCAATAACTGCACGGCTGAACTCGGAGGGTACGTAGTATGCGTATATTCCATCGGCCAGATCAAAGACCATGACGGGTGAGTTGTTCCATATTTTGATGTCATCAGCCATTTGGGCTCTTTCCCCTGCTTCACGGCGACTTTTACCAATTCCAACCCGTAATCTTGCACCGTTATTGAGGGCATGCCATGAGGAGTCTATTCCTGCACGGAGTGCGGCATCTTTGGTGGGTAGGTTGGCGATTAAATCATCCCCACCTTCACGGTAACCTTCAATTCTGCCTTTGCAATCCTTTTCAATGAAACCTTTGATTTCATTCATGATCTCAACCAGCCGGTCACGACCCTGATCTTCAATGAACTGGGTTGAGTCAAAGGCATCAATGAATAAATAATTATCATAAACTGCTGGTGTTCCTTCCAGTTTGGTTATTTTGCTGGAGAATACAATGGCAAATTCACCGCCTAGTTTGGTGAATCCCACTCCAGAGGTTTCTCCGATTTGTTTGTTGAGGTTGATGGATCTTTCAATTGATGCAGCTCCCGTCATTCCAACTGCAGCCCGAACATCAATCTCGGTTTCCATACCCATCTTTATGAGCTCCACACCCACCCGGATAGCATCGTTTTTGGATAAAAGTCGGGAGACAATCTCGGTGTTACTCATCTCTACAATGGTACCATTTTCTTTTTTGATGAATTGCACGAACTGCTCGATGATCCGCTTGTTACCGCCAAATACTTCCACATAGAGATAGCGGTCACTTCCCATGATTATGTTACTTAAAAGGGCGTATTCATTGACATCGTTCTCGGCAGGTTTAATTTCAACGAACCGGCGGTTTTCAGGTATGTTACCTCGCCCAACTTCTTTTAAAAGGTTTTGAAAGATGTTTTCGGTGGTTATGTTGGCACGTTCTATTTCCAGGAGCATGGTACGGGTGTAGTTCACCATATCCACATATTCTGTTTCCTTCTCGTTGGTAGGATAATATTTAGTACCTATACTTAAAACCCGGTGTTTCAAGAGGAAACCGAATAACGTTCTCAACAGGTAATTGCCTGCCATCTACTTGTCTCCTCCCTTTTCCAGATTTATATCATAGTGTCCGGGTTTCTCCATCAGCATGCTCGGTTTTACTGATACTATGGGGAACTTCCAGGTTCCTAACCGTGCAGCGACAGTGCTGGCAATGTTTCGGGAGTTTTTCTTAACAAAGGAGTAGTCGTGATCATTGATGGTGATGTTCACATCAAAGGGTGATTCCTCCAGTATTTCATCAGAGTAAATAATATTCAACTCAAAAGTCCCTGGTTTGGTGAATAAATCATTTCGAACCGCCACCAGTGGGGCGTGATCTAATTTCAAACGATCCCCTACAGTTACTGCAATGTTACCAGCGTTTCTCACCGCGTCGCGGTAGTCGCGGGGGCTGACCAGTACAAAGATTATGAAGTCACTGGTTCTCTCGGCATCTTCCACCATCTTCATGACCTTATCAAACAGGGGTATTTTCATGAACATTCCTTCAATTTTGGAGTCTATACCCTCATCTTTAGTCTTGGATATGCGGTCAATTGCCTCCTTGGCAACTGCAATTCCTGAAAGTTTCTTGTTCTTTTTCAGTTTATATGAATCATAACCTTTCTTCTCGAATTCAGATAGGGTCTGGTTAGAAATTTTTTGCAGGATATTTTTGATCTTTTTCGGCTGAGCAGAACTTCCAATTACTATGTTCTCCCCCTTAAAGCTATATGGAATTCTGCGACTGTTAATGTCTCTGAATTCATCGTAAAACTCACGGAAGGCATCGTTGGATAATATTTTTGCATCTTCTTCTTCAGCCAGATTCAGGATGTAATGATCTGCGTTGGTGCCTGCGGGTACCTGGTGCACTTTTTCTTCATCAAGGAGTTTATTGAATTCTTCCTTCTCATCGATTTCATGTCTCAGCGATGCATCAGCGATGAGAATAGGATGGTATCCTAACTTTTCCAGTGACTCTACTGCTTTAAGCAATTTACTTAGACTGGGTTTTCCATCCTTTTTTCCGAAGTGGGCTACGTTAGATGCATCCACAATTACCTGCAATCAATCACCTACACCTGTTTTCATACTTTGCCAGAGGGTGGGTTTCACCATTGGCAGTGTTCAAGAGGATATCTATATGTTCTTCATCTATATTAATGGTATTAAAGGAGGGTGTATCTTTCCCCCTGAGTTTAAAGGAAGAAACTGTTCCAGCAGTTGCGAAAACAGTTTCATGAACTATCCATGTATGGGGAACATGCTTATGACCTGACAGGACCAGATCAGCATTATTTTCAATTAGGGACATTAATATATCACCAGCATCACTTAAAACATTTCTTTCACGGCCTGTACGGGGGACCGGGATAATATGATGATGTAATGCAATGATTTTGAATAAACCTTCTTTTGATGCATTTTTCATGGCATCTTCCATGAACCTCTGCTGTGATCGACCTACCTTACCATAGTTGAGATCTGGTTCACTGCTATCCAGTCCAATAACTTTAAATCCATGATTTTTAACTTGAAGAGTACCGTACCTATCTTTAATAAGTTCTTCAAAGCAACAGTTTCCCAGATGACGAGAGTCATGGTTTCCAGGCACCACTAAAAGTGGTGTTTTGAATTGTTCCAAGTATTCTGCTGCCTGTTTTAACTCATTATAATATCCATTATCTGATAGATCACCGGTGACAATGGTGGCATCAACTTCCATCTCGTTGATTCTGTCAATGGCATCCAGGAGCAGTTCTTCGCGAAACGCCAGTGCCCCTACATGCATGTCAGAGAGATGGGCAATAAGTGCCATTAACTTAACCTCAAGATAGCCTCGGCCAGGTCACCACCAGTTTCTTCAAGGGCTTTCCTGGCTTCTTCCGGGCTGACCCCGGTCTGGGTGGCAACTAAGTCCACATCATCATCTGGTATTACAAGTTCAGTTTCGATTTCTCTTTCCTTGGTTTTTCCAGATATCTGGTAGGTATCCTGACCCATGAAGTTCATCAGGTTAACCTTGGGATTAGTGATTACCAGTTCTTTGCTTTTAAATTTAATGATTACTTCAGTGACACCTTTAACATCTTTCATGTCCATGCCCATTTGTTTCATGGATCTTTGCATCTGTTTTAGTTGTTTGGGGTTCATACCTGCGCCGGGTAACATTAAAAGCCTCCTTTTCTTGTCTTTACTGCTTGACCTGTGTTAAAATCAAGTATTTCTTTTCCATTTAATATTGACTTTCCAAAGGCCAGGAGTTGGTCTTCAGCATTCACTATCAATACTTCTTCCTTTGCATGGATATCTATATCACAATTTATAACGAATTTAGCAAATATACTTTTTCCTTCCCGGGCAAATGGTTCTGCATCTTCATTAACCACCACCCGATTTTTGGGGTAGGGGAGGTATCGGTGCAGCCTACGTGCCCCTTCCCTGGCCAGTACAAATACACCATCACTAGCCCTTAAAGTGGCAATGAGTTCTTCACCATCATAAACATGACGTATTTTCCCGGTTTTCCTGCTTTTAACTATTTGCACATCTCCATCAAAAAGACCATTCCCTGCGCCCTCCCCAAACTGGTAATCGGCAATCATTTTTATTCTTTTCTGATCATCCACCACTATATTTAATGGTTCAGGAAAACGGTATTCCTCCATGGGAAGTGTGTTGAGGGCGAATGTTTGGGCTACTTCTTCACTTACTATGATCTCCTCAAAACCTTCGAGATAATCCTGTAGAACATTACCCACCATTTTAAGTGAATCTTCATCATAACTATCCGGGGATTCATTCTGTGCCAGTG harbors:
- a CDS encoding nascent polypeptide-associated complex protein → MLPGAGMNPKQLKQMQRSMKQMGMDMKDVKGVTEVIIKFKSKELVITNPKVNLMNFMGQDTYQISGKTKEREIETELVIPDDDVDLVATQTGVSPEEARKALEETGGDLAEAILRLS
- a CDS encoding metallophosphoesterase, whose protein sequence is MALIAHLSDMHVGALAFREELLLDAIDRINEMEVDATIVTGDLSDNGYYNELKQAAEYLEQFKTPLLVVPGNHDSRHLGNCCFEELIKDRYGTLQVKNHGFKVIGLDSSEPDLNYGKVGRSQQRFMEDAMKNASKEGLFKIIALHHHIIPVPRTGRERNVLSDAGDILMSLIENNADLVLSGHKHVPHTWIVHETVFATAGTVSSFKLRGKDTPSFNTINIDEEHIDILLNTANGETHPLAKYENRCR
- a CDS encoding Zc3h12a-like ribonuclease, yielding MQVIVDASNVAHFGKKDGKPSLSKLLKAVESLEKLGYHPILIADASLRHEIDEKEEFNKLLDEEKVHQVPAGTNADHYILNLAEEEDAKILSNDAFREFYDEFRDINSRRIPYSFKGENIVIGSSAQPKKIKNILQKISNQTLSEFEKKGYDSYKLKKNKKLSGIAVAKEAIDRISKTKDEGIDSKIEGMFMKIPLFDKVMKMVEDAERTSDFIIFVLVSPRDYRDAVRNAGNIAVTVGDRLKLDHAPLVAVRNDLFTKPGTFELNIIYSDEILEESPFDVNITINDHDYSFVKKNSRNIASTVAARLGTWKFPIVSVKPSMLMEKPGHYDINLEKGGDK